From the genome of Medicago truncatula cultivar Jemalong A17 chromosome 2, MtrunA17r5.0-ANR, whole genome shotgun sequence:
CACAAGTGTTAACAATTTGCACAATGTACTGTGGAATTCCAGAAGTTGAACCTTTGCTTTGTGAGATACTAATGTCTCTTTTTGTGCAAGaacctaattaaaaaaaataaataaacgagTATTAAATATAGGAAATCGTCGTTTTAGTCCTTAAAGCTTGTGAATTTATGTCATGTTAGTCCGTCACATCTTAATAGcagagactaaagtgataaATTTCATATACTTTGGAATTACGAgaaatattttacatattaaattgatggtttatttataaataaaataataaaaaaaaaaatgaaagaattgcTTGTGTGTACCATGAAACCAAAATTTTCTAGGGGTGTAGTGTGCATGTTCAACTTTTTCTGACACTGTTAGAGAACCATTTTTGTCTTCATGGAAAGAATGAAAAATCTGTGTTGAAGAACCTGCAAACATTATGAAAATGTTTGGCTCAGATGAAgcataaaattatatatatatatatatatatatatatatatatatatatatatatatatatatatatatatatatatagagagagagagagagagagagagagagagaagagagaattaAGCAAAAGAGGTTTTGTTTCTGTTACCTGAAGGcatttcaaaatcacaaaaaacaatgAGGGGCATTGTGATGAAGAGGAAGAACAGATAAAAAGacattgtgattgttgtgtttAATGCAGCTATGGCTATATTTTAATGTGCTTGATAAAGAAGTGTGCTCAATCAAATCAAACTCAAGAGTGTGTTAGGAAAAAACTTGGAAGATACAAGAGAGGAGAGAAGGATTTGTAGGGTTGGTAACCCCTATAGTAGTTTTTAGTCTTTATACAAGAATGGTTGTCTTGCACATTATAAGTACATCATGAGTTCCCTTTTATTCTTGGGGTAATGTTATTAATATATACTaagttttaatatattttttttggtaaggtaaattttagggtgaggggatggtgcTCCAGTCCAAGGCAGGGAAGATCTTTGGGCTCAAAGAGCACTTAAGGTAATTATATTTACCTCCCTCCAAAGACATGCGGGGCTCGAACCCGGATTCTCTCGAATTCAAGACCTGTCTTTTTACCAGACCAAGCCTTTAGAGTTTACTAAGTTTTAATATgagaatataataaataaaagtttttcccctaaaaaaaataaaataataataagtaaaaGTTTTTGTAATAAATGAGAGAATTATACTGTCAAGGCTTTTAGTGCAATTGAAAAAAATGGCAACAGCACTTTTCTGTCTCAGTCCAAACCAAGCCTTTTGActgaaaactattttttgaaggaaaaaagttAACACATCAGATTGACTGAAAACTATTATTGTCAAAATTAACTCTAATAAAAACTATTAACTTGCTAATAAAAACTAAGTTAACCTCTAATTATATAGTTGTGAGTTAATATCCTAACACCATATGTGATAACATTTAATTATTCTATTTTGTTAAATTAGTGTTGACATGTAAGTATAATGTTTGAtatgcaaaatcaattctatttaaaaatattgaacgtcaaaatcaattttacacctATAAAATCAATTAAGACTTCAACAAAAGGTGGAACCAACATATAAGTTTTCTTAGATTCCAATATTCCATTTTACCTCTAATCTTCCCTGACAAGCTTTTGGGTACCTAACTATTTCACATTGAGATGAATCTAGCATCTAGAGAAAGGACAAGGCACTATGAATTCTGAGCTGGAAGAAGAAAGCTACAGGGTAGCAATGGCAGAAGCCTATGACAAAAGGAAAATGGAACTTGAAGGAAACAGTTTTAGCTTCTTATTCTTCCATTTGAATGATAAGTTTCCATTTTTATTCTTCACGTTTGCATATTTCCAACTTTGACAAAAGGGAATTTGACCCTCAGCAGATGAATGGTATGCATGCACATGCAGTGCAGACACGGTTGCATGTCTTATGTCACATTTCCTCTTCATATTTTCATggaaatgttttctttttgtatgCACATGTGTATCAATCCTCACCCAATTATGCTATAATTGTTTGTCACTTACAAGTGAAGATATACATGGCATGGATTCAAAACTTTTGATCATTTTACATGGCATGGATTCCTCCTATTGCGGGCTAAGTGCATCTTGTGCTCGCCTTGCTTATTAATATATTGCTgtttcaaaaccaaaaaaaaaaactcaaaagggGATTTGAACCATATTTAATTAAGGAAATCATTTGATCTTGATTAAACCGTCGATGTTTTAACTTTGTATTTTAGACTTGTTTTGTGATATTAGAATAAGAATGAATTGTctaatcaaaactaaaaatttgcTATTTAGCAACAATCTTAGTAACCAAAATTTTTTAGTGTCTCTAACAACCGATTTAGCGATTGAATCCAAATCAATCGCTAAACTAGTTTCTAAATCGATAGTTAAATGAGTTTGTGGTCGATTTAGAGACCAGTGTGAAAAATATCGCCAAAACACTACTACTAATATTAgcaaaaaaattgacatttttggTCTTTAAGTTGGTCGCTAAATCAGCCACTATATCACTTTTTTTGTTGTATAGAATTGAGATTGAACGGATGAGATTGTGTGAATGCATGTATACATAGTTATTCCAGGTGCATGGGAATCTAGCTATATTTGATGGTAGCAGAAAGAGGGCCCCTATAATGTGGCACCTGGTAACAAAGTGAGAATTGAAAGATACCCCTAAAATGAAAGCTTTATTTAGAATTCAATCATACAAAACAGTTAGAAGTCACTATTAGTTTGCCAAAAGACAAACCCTCGTTTTACCACTATATATGAAATAATATGTATCAACAGGTAAGAACTTTCTTTCTGATGCTTTTCAGAGGCACATGTGGTGGGTTCATGTATACCCCCATTTGGATTCAGCTACTGCTTTCAAGTTCAGGTAGCTAGATATAAGAATCACTGTGAATGTTAATTTATTGCTTTTGCAAATTATAGCAACCTAAGGTTTTGGGAGTAAGCCAGCTCACCTGTTTGTGCATGTATGACCATGTGATGGAAATTAATTGCTGAAGCACTTGGAAAATTTTACTACCTTAGGTACCCTcttatatttatgtactgaaagTTACTGTCATGTATTGTGGCTAACATTTTTACGATTATTACAGTTATTTAGTTTCCTAATTTGCATTTGATTCCATTTTTTAATGCATCAGAGCGTGTTTTGAATTCTGTCACTTTATCTACATGATTTGGACTTTTGTTCTCTTCTCCATCTCATATTATTTGTCTAATACATTATTTGTCTAATTACTGTGTAAATATTTTTCCCCTATAATACAAATGTTAACCAACATGGTATTAAGATTGTTGGTAACATGGCTCTCTTCGAGGAAAAGAACCAATATTCAATTTCTGTATATAAAATCACACGTCTTATTACCAACTTAAGgattaatttcataacaaattcAAAGGATGTAAATTTATGGGGATACCGCAGAGGATGCAATGGTAGCCAAAGGCCTATGACTATAGTAGGTTAGCAAAAAATATACCCTTGTTATGAGTTTTAAATTGTAGTGAGAGCCAATATTACTTGAATCAAACTCTTAACCCAATTTTTTACAAGTAAACTTTCAAAACTTGTTCGACATTGTAATTACATAAACTtgtaatacatttttatttcctttcacttgttaaattttgttaaaacattttTGCTAAAAATTTGAGTAGAATAGAGAACATTCGAAGTATGCAAACTCAACGGAAAGATTAAAGATGGCATCATTCGTTTCAAAATAAAGATGGTGCTCACTTTAAACCCTTCATCTTTtagttttcaaattataaaatacatATTCGTGACTATAATAAAGAAATAGACAAGAGTTACCTACAATCAATTTGCCGCATTCATGCATTCGGCACATCCAAGGTCGTTGGATCTAGATCGGACGGTCCAATTTCAAgtttggtttttatttatttattataaaaacaaattaaaaactacACTAAATCCAGATTGTCGGATCTTTGATCCAACGACCGCGGATGACTGAATGCAGCGAAACCTTGACAGCAAAGAATCTTATTAGCTAAACCACTGAGCTGGATTTACTAAGATTTAACACCTACTCTGAGTAAATCACCAAATAAAACCACAAACACTCAACTAATGGTCAATGTCTTGGTGAGAGTTATTTGGACCAACATCTCACAGTGAGCATATGATACGCGACTCATCAATCATGGAGCGTACTAAGATAAAATGCGATTCAATCACAGGACGTGCTATATTTAGAAAAATTCGAGAGTATTTGATCTTTAAAGTTATCTTGCTATATAAGAAAATCTGTATTGATGTTCATCAGATAACTACCCAGGATCATCATCCAATAAGCACAACAAAAATGACTGGGGACATAAGAGAATAGCTAGCACAGGTAGCAGTTGGAGACAAACCAGAAGCCCCGTATTATTTGAATGTGACAATTAACCAGTTGTCACATCAACCAACCTAACATGATTAGTCATTTCTCCTTCTTATTGCCACCTGTAGAGTTCTGCTCAGTAAGCATTTTCAAAACGTTTACCAATGCTTGCAAACGATCCCATATGCTAAGACCATATAGCGCTTCAACAAGTGACTCCTGAAATTCAAATCCATTTTCTGCCACAGGATACTAGGACAGATGAAAAGTGCATCTCAGTATCTATCCACTAACAGTGTAGTTTGTATGATATAATGAAAGGTTTTTTAGACAGACCTGAATAGGCTTTGGTATCTTGGTCTTAATGAATGGCCACCATCTATCTTCAACTACTGACTTTACAAGGCAGCATGCTCGCAGGCCTTCAACACCACCGAATCGTCCAAATCCACTGTGTTTTACGCCCCCAAATGGCAGAGACTGGAAAATCATAATGCAACTTTACTTCAATGGAAATTTAAAAAGGTACACACAGGTTGAATTAGGAACATATACTGACAGTACTAAAACAGAATGTACaaaattttgttgataaaataataataataataataatgaccGACTGAACCAATTGCATTTGAACCATGATTCTATCCGGTTCAAGCTAGATCTATAGGACTGTGAACAAACCGTTAGATTGGCTGGTCTAGTCTGGATTTCACAACCCTGCTCCTAATATTTTAGTTGTTTCTCTTGTTCTTTAGCAATTGGATGGTATCAACAAAGCACACATCATATCACGCTAGGTCCCTTTCAGGTGACACGCAAACATGGAGCGAGAGATAAactatttaaaatcaaattttacctGACACATGTAATTCGATGCAAAATCATTAACTGCAGCGACCCCACAATGTATATGAGAAGCTATCTCTCTGGCATGACTTTGACTGCCTGAGAAAACAGCACAGCTGAGCCCATATTTTGAGTCATTAGCAAGCTTGATAACCTCTTCATCAGAGCTAAACTTCATTATCGGCATGATAGGTCCAAATGCCTATAAGTCAAATGCACAGATGAATCTAGTAAGCAGTTGTTGGAGCATACAAGATAGAAAGACATTCTCAAATAATAGTTGGCTGCACTACATGAGAATcagtttttcaaatttcaaaatctcCAATACTTGTAGTAAAGGTTTGCTACCTCTTCTTGCATCAATTTCATTGAGTGGTTCACATTCACAATCACCGTAGGGGGAAAATACTGATCAACAGCATCTTCGCCTATATGTCCAAAACTTCCACGTGCAACAATTTCAGCTCCTTTGTCTAAAGCATCATTTACAAGACCTAGAAGCTTTTCAGAATGTTCGTGCATGCATAAAGCTCCCATATCATACTTCCCAGCAAGTGGTGGGCCCTGCAAGAAATCATTAACCAAAAGCCTTAAAGAACGGACTTCTTAATACTAAATAATTTGCAGAAGATCCTTATGTTCCATTAATAAGTGAAAATATAGTTCTTGCTCATACAGAAGTCCTCAGTTTTCAATGTTAATACAATCTGTGGGATTTATACTACTTCATGACATTTCATGACATTTTTGCCCCTTCCTCTCATCAGTATATCTATTATCTAATCATAGATCCCAACTTCTCAGTGCTAGTTTTTTGAGGAATAACAATCATTTCTCAATGTGCCATATATTAACACTAGTTTAAAAAATAACCAATCTATGTcataacattaaaaaacaaagaactCATGATACTGAGTTGTGCTTAAGTAATTGAGAATATCATAGATTATCTCTGAAGATTGGTTTCTGTATTTCTTTAGATATCATGAtatttttccttatttaattagGATTAGAAGTTcagtataaatataaataagggCCGTGTTTAGTTCATTGtataaaatcatcatcataactCAGActctttatttctttctcttccCTCCTCTAAGGAAAATAGAAAAGGAGGTGTGCAGAAATGCAACATAAATAGAGGGAAAACAACATATCATGAATCATACACAGTCTtgcaaaatttcataataaactAGAACCAATGTAAAGTTAAGCTAGTGGACTTGTGATATAGTAATTCTGTAAGAATCAAGTGCAGGCAAATGTGACAAGAAGCCCACATTGACTTGGAAAGAAATTGCACAAGACAGATGTACAAATGAAAGGTCATGGAAAAACACTTGCATAAACACTTACAGCTGTAACAGATTTTATGATCTTGGTAACCTTGCTGACAAAAGATGGATAAATGTTCCTATGGACATAAAATCGTTCAGCACCAGCACAGTTCTGCCCACCTGACTGAAGAACAGCCCTGACAGCAATTTGAGCAACCTACATTCAGCAGATTAGTGAGTGTTTAAAACTATGGATTTCACCAACGAATGCATAAACGGGAAGGTATTCATACATGGTCCACATCCACGTCTTCACAAACAATAAATGCATCTTTTCCACCAAGCTCCAGTGTAACTGGTATAAGTGTCTCTGAAGCATTTTTCATTATCTGCATAAAAGAGCAAATGATATCGTCAACGTGCAAAGACAACTCATTGCATGGAACATCTCGGAAAGAATAGAAGAAGCATATACGAAAAAGTAGACAAAAGCCCCAAACTATCTCACTCACTGATTTTGCTTAAGGGGCGTCACTGTTTAGACTAGAGGTATACTACAACTTTTGATGTTACTCTTTTCTTTTGTGAGTACAGAATGGGGTTCAGCTGCTCCAAATGCTACTCTAAACATTGACCAAGTATTCTAGGGAAATTCTTTACTAAACATATATGATGCATGACATATCAGAAACCATATTTTCAGAATCATAAATAAAACTACTATGTGATGCAATTCACAGAAGACAGGACAGGATGAACCAATTTGATTGGCTTAAGGAACCATACCATCTTACCAACCCCAGGTGATCCAACAAAAATGACTTTATCCACAGAAGACACCAGTGCTTCTCCTGTTTCACCAAACCTGGTAAGAAAGGTCCAATTGAGATTATAGATGCAGACATGACTTtgaaattaaaggaaaaaaggGAGGGTGCAAAATAAGGCTCTACCCTGTTATCACCTCAACAAGGTCCTCTGGAGCTCCTATGGCAGCAAGGGCTGATTGGATGATCCGGAAGTAAAAGCATCCAGACCAACTTGCATGTTCTGATATCTACAACCAAAATCACAAGGATTTCAGTCAAACTGAAAAATATAAACACAGAGGAGTAGGTATTGCATGTTGCAGAGTCTCAATTTTTAGTATCAAGTGTTAATTGAACATTGTTAACTGTCAGGCTGCCTGATAGTTAACAATATCTACTTTCACAAAAACATGGTAATACATCCATATGATGAACAATTTTAGAGAAGGTACTACACAGTACATATTAAGTCATTTTATACCTTAATCACAATGCCATTTCCAGAAAAAACTGCTGCTAGCATAGGGTTAAAAATATTATGGAAGGGATAGTTCCACGACACAATGGCCCCAATAACGCCAAGGGGGTGAAATTCCACTCTGGCTCTCTTATGAAGCATTGATCTTCCAGAGGATCTGCATGTTTTTAATGTATTGCAAAACAAAAAGTGGTCATGAAAGTGAATTGGCTAATTTGCGATATTAACACAGAAACATTCTTCATTtacatgaaaaaagaaagaaaaaaactgaaGGATTTAAGCAAAAGAAAGCATACAgtaaagaacaaagaaaataaaatgatagacaATTTAACATAAGTCAATTTAAGCATAGAAAAGAGTCGATTTAAGCAGAGAAAAAGAGTCAATTACTGGGATTGGTGGGAGGGGgtattgttttcttttgaataaataaagaCATGCAGAGAACTACTAGTGTTTTCAGTCTAAAGTAAGATGATAAAATTATTAGTAAAACACAAAAAAGATTGAGACAGTACCTGTACTCAGGTTTCAAACATTTTTCACCCTCTGACAATAGCCAATTTATCTTCTCACATGTTGTCATTATTTCTCCTAGAGAAGCATCTACCATTGTTTTTCCAGTATCACGTGAAGATATCCTAATAAAAGGACACAAGTTAGAATATATCTCATATTGATATTCTTATGCAACAAGCCCAGTTCAAATCTATTTTTCAGACTAACAATTAAAACTATGCTAAAAACTGCATGTTTGCCAGGATGTAACAACTCACAAGTGCAGCATTACATAagttttctctttaaaaataaaaataaaaataaggcttaattgcagttATGGCCCCCAAAGTTTcacaattgtgcgattttggccccccaagTTTAAAAGGAGTGATTTTAGCCCCGATGTTTGCCCCTTTTACCCTTACTAGTCCCCCCCATGCATAAAACTAACACCTGATCTTCAAACTATGACCATGGAATTGAAGTGGCCTTACTCGCAAATAAGTGCTTGATGTTTGATTATATACTTCAGTAGTATACGTAAAAACTGGCGCCTTTGCTTGAAGCTAGTCTTTGCCCACATTTTTTGTGCTTTCCGTACTTTTTCAATTCGCTCCTTGACCTATCCATATCTCAAATTAGTACAAGTTAACTGTGGCAATACATTTACCCATGAATGAATTTAGTCAAACTGGTATAATATTTTATGAACACTCTTGCAATAACTTTGTTCTTATTCATATTCATGGCTTCTTGAGTGCTGGCATAACTCATAAGAAATACAAGTGAACCAAACAAACTCACGAGCTACTCGGCCCAACTAGTTTTATTCCCTTTGATATTTTTCTGTCTCTAGAAATTTTGAAGTTTCTTATTTCTAAATATAATACTTGCataaacattaaataaataaaaaaggagtTTAATGACTATGCGCTAAGAGGGTATCAAAAAATTTACACAATCATCCTATCATATATCTCACCAAGTAGATATCTGATGAGATATTTTTACAAGTAATATAACAGAGGCATCCTGGTGAGTTATGATTAGAAGACTATGTAAACTTTTGACActatcaattaaaaacaaatactcCGTTCAAATAAGCATTGTGCATCTAAAACTACTAGTTCCTTGCTAGCTTAGCTATACTATGCATCATATTCCAAATATTTCCTGGCCGCTTGCTTGTCAGTTAATTAAATTATGCATTACAATCATAAGTCTCTTGAGAAGCAATAAGCATAGGCTCACAAACCTCATCCGGCGCCAAAGCAGGAAGAAATCCCAAATACTTCATGGTGGCTGGCTCATAGCACTGAACTTTCTTGCCCGATTGCTGCGCCGTTCCCCTTGGAGGCACCTGAATAAAAAGCAATTAATCAACTGGATTCTccaaaaaggggaaaaaattaCAATCCACTAACACtaaggccctgtttggataaacagcttaattaagcgctttgtataagctatttctataataaaagacAGCATaattcaaattgttttcatataagcttgctataagttgttttcataagctattatGGAGAGCTTACGAAATAAGCTacaaacaacttatggacatgcCATAAGCTGCTTCCATAAACTCTCACtgcccgtttggattggcttattgtTGAGCTTAtcaaaaatagtttatacaaATAGATAAGCTttaatgttaattcataagttctcgtTAACGAAAATTGCAtcttcataagctatttttttataaactaccttgacaagcttatgaaaaatacataaaagcttatcTATTTGCATAATCCGTTTTGCATGAGCTAAAAAATAAGCCAATGCATACGGTAGTCTCGCAAGCGTCTATGCCATTGTCACTAGATAAACTCAAATCCAAACAGTCCATAAGTTGTAGCACTGACACTTCTGATAGAAAACGTGTTCGGTGTCTCACACATGTCAGAGTGtcaacaccgacacatgtgattacgtTTAATTAAGAGTTTAATTACTATGCACTGATAGTGTAGAGTTATTTCACATATGCATCCAATGTTGAATATTCATTCATTGATGTGGCAACACATCAttgaatgcatgtgtaaaataaaattgtacacTGACGGTGTATTAATACTAACtaacttctttttaaaaaaattcaatttttgacCCGTGTAAGGGGCAGTTTTGTGTCTGGTGTCGGTGTTTGTGCTTCAcggaataaaattaaatctatTCAGCGCCACAATTTACAATCGAAGTGAActctattttcaaatttcaaatccaaaagtaaaacaaaaccgatctaacaaaattaaatttcacaCATCATTAAGATCCCAATTATACAAGTATCAAAGAAATgtatgaacaaaataaaaaatagcatcaaATCATCACTACTCACATATATGAAATTATTCTCCTGCGATTGGTTTCCAACTTCCAACACTGcaattaatcaaacaaaaacaaaatcaacgtTACATTTTCACAGTTGACAACAAATTCACAATCAAAAGAATGAACGAAGAAGATTACCATCGGAAGCATCAACGTCGATCGAAGGAACTTTGGGAGGAATGAGAAGGAGAAGGAACTTGCAGATAGCGAAAGCGAATGCAAGAACGAGAATGGACCACCAAAACGCCATTAGAGGAAGAAAACTGGttggttagggtttggaagAAGGTTCTAGAGAGTTCTAGTTCTGTTGGAGGAAAATGctatgaagaaagaagaagagagtgaTGGATGCATAATATTGATGTAGTTTGATACTATGGACAATGGAGAAggaaactattaaaaaaaaggagagaGATTATTTATTAAGTATAAGATGAAAGTAAGGAACAAAATTTGATTCTATGTATGGGGTAGTGATGATATTTAATTCAACTTCTTTACTTTAGTTGAGATAGTGAGAGTGTGTGTTTCTTTTccaaatttacaattttcatcAATGAGAGAAAGGTATAAATTAGACTTTAACTTATTTATGAGATTCAAGTTTTCTTTTAAGGcctttcgaaagaaaaaaaattagggggtTATGATATTCAAAGTAAGCtgtttctatatatattttttttaacaggcaaaaatgaaacttatatataaatatcaaagCTTCGCTTCTTCCGCATAAGAcgtataaaaagaaaacaaggaaAATTACACAAGgagttaaaacaaaaaagaggtCGAAAAACAAAATGGCAGCAAGCCTATGCCCAAACAAAGGAGAGGATAAGTCAGCCAACTATGAACCCTTAACACAAAAACAGCATCATCCATCAATAAGAATGAATTTGAACCTTTTCAATTAATTGATGAATAGATTTTTCGCTATTATTAAATTGCCTATTGTTAAATAAGGTTTTTGtctttaaaaatataacaaattttgattttaattgttaaaaaataagatTGGATGATTTCAATCTTCagaaaattacattttattttttgttcttaatCGATAACTTATGTTCGTATTAATGTTAATGTTATGACATTTTTGTTTAACTCATCTATGATCATGTTATTATCTTAACGAAATGTCAAGAACATGTCTAACTCATGTACCTATCATAAGGAATGTCTAATACATGTATGACCAAATTATGTTTACGAAATGTCAAGAATATATCGAAATTATGTTCATTTTGAACcaagaaca
Proteins encoded in this window:
- the LOC11410219 gene encoding TPD1 protein homolog 1, with the protein product MSFYLFFLFITMPLIVFCDFEMPSGSSTQIFHSFHEDKNGSLTVSEKVEHAHYTPRKFWFHGSCTKRDISISQSKGSTSGIPQYIVQIVNTCVSGCAPYDIHLHCGWFASARIINPKLFKRLSYDDCLVHGGKPLTSNQIIRFTYSNSFMYPLAFKSARFC
- the LOC11413901 gene encoding aldehyde dehydrogenase 22A1, with translation MAFWWSILVLAFAFAICKFLLLLIPPKVPSIDVDASDVLEVGNQSQENNFIYVPPRGTAQQSGKKVQCYEPATMKYLGFLPALAPDEVKERIEKVRKAQKMWAKTSFKQRRQFLRILLKYIIKHQALICEISSRDTGKTMVDASLGEIMTTCEKINWLLSEGEKCLKPEYRSSGRSMLHKRARVEFHPLGVIGAIVSWNYPFHNIFNPMLAAVFSGNGIVIKISEHASWSGCFYFRIIQSALAAIGAPEDLVEVITGFGETGEALVSSVDKVIFVGSPGVGKMIMKNASETLIPVTLELGGKDAFIVCEDVDVDHVAQIAVRAVLQSGGQNCAGAERFYVHRNIYPSFVSKVTKIIKSVTAGPPLAGKYDMGALCMHEHSEKLLGLVNDALDKGAEIVARGSFGHIGEDAVDQYFPPTVIVNVNHSMKLMQEEAFGPIMPIMKFSSDEEVIKLANDSKYGLSCAVFSGSQSHAREIASHIHCGVAAVNDFASNYMCQSLPFGGVKHSGFGRFGGVEGLRACCLVKSVVEDRWWPFIKTKIPKPIQYPVAENGFEFQESLVEALYGLSIWDRLQALVNVLKMLTEQNSTGGNKKEK